The genomic region CAGCACGCCTGGAAGATCTTCGGCGTGTGCTTGCCCATGTGTGTCAGGACCTTGAGGGCCTTGTGGATACGCTGCCCCGTCGGAAGGCCCGTATGGGTGTCCCTCGGTATCTCCACCGTGTGGTCGAGACCGTAGAGGATTATCGTGTTCTCACGCCCCTGCTGAGTGCAGTCGCCCTGGATGTCGCCCTGGTTCTTTGCCTTGATGGTCATGTAGCATGTCATTGCCA from Syntrophorhabdus sp. harbors:
- the hcp gene encoding type VI secretion system tube protein Hcp; translation: MAMTCYMTIKAKNQGDIQGDCTQQGRENTIILYGLDHTVEIPRDTHTGLPTGQRIHKALKVLTHMGKHTPKIFQAC